Below is a window of Streptomyces qaidamensis DNA.
GCGAACTGGTCGTCCTCGTCACCACGCTGGTCCTGTCGAACCGGGCCGGCGGTCAGGTGGTGAGCGCCCTGCGCAACCTCACGGAGACCCTGGAGGAACGCAAGGAGACCCGGCGCGAGGTCCGCACCCAGCTCTCCCAGGTCAGCATGACGTCGTACGCCGTCCCGGTGCTGGGAGTCGGTTCCCTCTTCCTCATGAACGGGGTCAAGGCCGGCGCCCTGGACCGCATGACCGGCTCCCCCTTCGGCCAGGGAGCGGTCATCATCGCCTTCTCGCTCTACGCCGTCGGCTTCGTCCTCATCCGCCGCCTGTCCCGCATCGACGTCTGAGAGCCCGGAGGCAACCATGGGACTGCTCCTCGCCCTGCTGATGGGCCTCAGCGTCTGGGGCGTCTTCGCCGGCGTCCGCATGTACCGGGCGGAGGCCAAACTGCCCGGCGACCTCGCCCTGGCCCTGGAGGTCGGCTCCACCCGCACCGGCGCGGTCGACTCGCTCATCGACCGCATGGGCATGCGCTACGCGCCCGCGGTACTGCGGCTGATGGGCCCCAAGCAGGTGGCCAAGTACCGCCGCAAGATCGACCTCGCGGGCAACCCCGGCGGCCTGACCATCGACCGCTACGCGGCGCGGCGGGCGGTCTACGGCTTCCTGGGCGCCGTGGGGTTCCTGGTCTTCCTCATGCGGGGCCAGCTGCTGGTCGCCCTGCTCCTGCTGGCCTTCGGCGCGTTCTGGACGGAGGTCGGCATCTGGTCGGCGATCCGCATCCGCAAGGACGTCATCGAACGGACCCTGCCGGACTTCCTGGACGTCCTGGCGGTCGTGGTGAGCGCCGGCCTCGGATTCCGCCAGGCGCTGGACCGGGTCGCCTCCCGCTACGAGGGCCCCTGGGCCGACGAACTGCGCATCACCCTGCGCCAGATGGACCTCGGCATGAGCCGTCGCCAGGCCTTCGCGGAACTGCGCCGCCGCAACGACTCCGAGCAGGTGGCGATGTTCGTGACGGCGCTGCAACAGGGCGAGGAACTGGGCGCGCCGATCGTCGACACGCTGGTGTCCCTCGCCAAGGACATGCGCCGCACGGACGCGCAGAACGCCCGCCGCAAGGCGGCCCGGGCCGTCCCCAAGGCCACGATGATGATCACGACCTTCATGGTCCCGGCCACGATGCTGCTGCTCGGCGCGGGCCTGATCCTCGGCTCGGGTACGGACTTCGGCTCGGTGACGGGCAAGTAGCGGAGGGGCGACGTCATGTCGATTACAGGGGAGCGGGCTGGGGAGCGGGCAGGCCTACTGGGGCGTCGCCGCCGCCGCGCCGAGCGGACACCGGAGATCACGACGCCTCCGGCGGGGACGGTGCTGCCGGCGCACGTCCGCACGGGCGCTTCGGACGTACCGGTGACTTCCGTGACGCCCGCGCTGCCACCGGGGTGGGAGGCGGCCGGAGGGCCGACGTTGCAGATGAAGGGGGGTGGGCACCGACAGTCGGGGGCGGGTCGGGGCTCTGCGGTGAATGCCCCTGCGCGGGGACCGATGCCGACGCCAGACGGCCCACGGCAGCATGCTCACGGTCGCTCTGCCCTCTATGACGCCGCGCCCCCGCAGGAGCCGCCCGCGCCCGACGGCCCACGGCAGCATGCTCACGGTCGCTCGGCCCCCGAGGACGCCGCGCCCCCGCAGGAGCCGCCCGCGCCCGACGACGACGGCCGCACGGGCGGTCGGGTCGAAGCCCCGATCCCTGCCGCGAGCCCGGCCGGTGCCACGAACCCCGCGATCGGCATCCAGGTCAACGCCCTGCAAGCCATGTGCCGCCAGGTCTTCGGCTTCCGCCTTGCGATGATCGCCCTGGCCACCCCCACCGCCCTCGTCAACGCGAACGACGGCCTCCCCACCCGCCTCGTCGGCGCGGCCGTGGTCGTCACGTTCATGACCTCCTACGTCCTCTTCAGGGACTGGGAACGCTTCGGCCCCCTCCTGCTGCGCCACCCCTCCCTCCTCGCCGCAGACACCCTCTTCGGCGCCCTGCTCCTCATCGCGGCCGGCCCCGACAGCACCCTCGCGTACGTCAGCGTCTGCACCCCCCTCCTGGCGGGCCTGGTCTACGGCTGGCGCGGGGCGGCTGTCTTCGCCTCACTCCAGGCCCTCCTGCTGCTCCTCATCCACGCGGCACAGGAGGACCCGGCCCCTGGCATCACCGAGTCCGCCCTCCTGCCCGGCCTCTGCGTCATCGCCGGAGCCGTCGGCTCCAGCCTGCGCAACCTCATGCTCCGCTTCGGCGCGGCCACCCAGGCCCTCACCACCGTCCAGGCCCGTCTCGCCGTGACGGAGGCGGTCAGTGCCGAACGGGCCCGGCTGGCCCGCGAGATGCACGACTCCGTCGCCAAGACCCTGCACGGCGTGGCCCTGGCCGCAGACGGCCTGACCACCTCGGCGAACGCCGACCGCATGGACCCGGGCCTGGTGCGAAAGCAGGCGGCACTGGTCGCCCGTTCGGCCCGCCGGGCCGCCGCCGAATCCCGCGAGCTCCTGGCCGACCTGCGCCGCGAATCGGACCCCGACCAGGCCACGGACGTGCTGGTCGAACTCGCCGCCCGCACGCGCGACTTCAGCGCCCGCACCGGCCTGACGGCGGTCTATCGCCCCACCGGCGCCGACGCCGTTCCCCCCGTGCCGCCGGCCGTGGCCCGCCAGCTCCTCACGATCGCCTCGGAAGCCATGGAGAACGCCCACCGTCACGCCCACCCCACCCGCGTCGACGTCAGCGCGGGGGTCCACGGCGACCTGCTCCGCATCAGCGTCTACGACGACGGCCGCGGCCTGCCTCCCGGCACCAGCCTCGAACAACTGCGCCGTGCGGGCCACTTCGGCCTGGTCGGCATGGTCGAACGCGCGGCCTCCGTCGGTGCCCGCATCCGCATAGGCCGCGGCGGCCACCCTCAGGGCACGGAGGTCCGCCTGGAACTCCCCCTGGCCGCCCTGACCACCCCCTCCGCATGACCCAACGACCCGAGAGGAGGCCACCGATGCCGGACCAGATGCCCCACCCCACCGGCGCCCCGCAGCCGCCACCGCACCCTCCGTTCGCCGACCTTCCGCTCCCGCCGCCGGCCCAACCGGCCCGCCGTCTCCGGGTCGTGGTGGCGGACGACAACCCGGTGGTCCGCGCCGGCCTCACCGCACTGCTCTCCGGCCGCCCGGACATCGAGGTCGTGGCGGAGGCCGCCGACGGCCGCCAGGCCTACGAGGCCGCCCACCGGCACCGTCCTGACGTCGTCCTGCTCGACGTCCGCATGCCCGGCGTGGACGGCATCTCGGCCCTGCCCTACCTGGTGCAGATCGCTCCCGTGGTGATGCTGACCTACAGCAGGGAGTCGGAGATCGTCCAGGAGGCCCTGCGCCGGGGGGCGGGCGGCTACCTGGTCCACGGCGAGTTCACCGCCGATCAGCTGGTCGATGCCGTACGGGACATCAAGGAGGGCCGGGCCCACTTCACCCCCACGGCGGCGGGCGCCCTGCTGGCCCAACTCCGACAGGACCGGGCACCGGGCCCATCCCTGCCGGACGGCCTGGGTCAGTCGCGGAGTGCGACTGCATACGGAACTTCCACCTCCGGACAATCGTATATGCAGACTCAACCGCCCGCTCTACCAGGCATTTTGGGGCCCGCGGGGGGAGCGGACGCACCCACTTCTTCAGAAAACCTTTCGCAAGTGCAACCGCATATGGGACAGTCTTCGTCTGAGTGGACGAGTGGCCGTCCGGCCGCTCCCGACAGGGCGCGGTTCCAACTGAGCACGAGGGAGGCGGAGATCATGGACCTCATCGCATCCGGCATGAACAACCAGCAGATCGCCGCCACGTGCTTCATCAGCGAGAAGACCGTCAAGAACCACATCAACCGCATCTTCGCCAAGCTCCACAGCACCAGCCGCTCCGAGGCCGCCGCGAAGTGGATCGGTACGGCGCCGGACGCACACCGGGGACGGGGGTGACCTCCGGTGACGCGATGGGGTGACAACCGACGGCTGGGACCCGGCGATTGGGCCCGGAATTGGGCCCAGGGGCCCTCCGGCGGACAGGTCGTTCCGCCGTACGTTCCTCGTGTCGAAAGCGACACAGCCGCAACCGGAGGGGAACACCATGAGCGACCTGATGCTGAAGACCGCCGTCGCGACCAAGGTCCGCGTCAACGGCTGGAAGAACACGACGACCGAGGCGATGCGCCGCCGCGCGGGCGACAAGGGGCAGACGGCGGTCGAGTACCTGGGCATCATCGCGGTGGTGGTGGCGATTGTGTTGGCGATCACCGGTACGAACATCGGTCAGACGATTCTCGGAAAGATCCAGGCGCAGATCGCCAAGGTCGCTCCTTGACGCGACCTAGCCGGTACGGCGACGCAGGGCAGGCTTTCCCCATCTACATCACGGTGGTGGGGGGCCTGCTCTTTCTCGCGTTCGCGTACTTCGCGGTCGGCCAGGCCGCGGCGAACAGAAACGGCGCCCAGACAGCCGCCGACGCGGCGGCTCTCGCGGCAGCGCAGGACAGGCGGGACCAACTCGCGGACGCGTGGGTGAAGGACCTTCTCGACCCGACCAAGTGGCAGCAGATCTTCGACGGCAATGCAGAAGGACTCGGCCCTTCATGCTGGCGTGCGCATCAGCTGGCTGCACAGAACGATGCCCAAGTAGCCGGTCGTGGCTGCGTTCCGGAAGGCCTTTTGGGTTTCACGGTCGAGGTCGAGACCAACAAGTCCGTCGGTGAGTCCGTCGTTCCCGGCACGGCGGACCAGAAGTCCGACGCGACCGCCACCGCCGTGATCGAGCCTCTCTGCGACTTCGACTTCCCCGCCGGGGACGCCGGTCCCGACGTTCTGCCGACGCTCACATGCGACGACGACGTGGTCTGGGAGCTCAACCCGGACGATCTCGATGTTCTGCCGGAGCCCGAGGACCTCTTCGACGTCCACCTGGCCGAGCCACTAGCGCACGACGAGTGATGAAGGAAGCAGAGAGATGAGCATTCGGTTCACTGCGAAGGCCCGCAGGGGAACGGTCGCGTTGACCCTTGCGGCCGGACTGGCCCTCGGCGTGGCCGGCTGCGGCGGCGGTGGCGGCGACGATGACAAGCCGACCCCGCCAGCATCCGCCTCCAAGGAAAGCGGATCCAAGCCGAGTGCTCAGGAGGGGCAGTCGGAGACGCCACTGGCGGAACTCAAGGGCACAGACGGACTGCTCCTTCAGATCACCTCTGCCGCGAGGGACTCGGGCGGCTTCCTCACCGTGAACGGCGTAGTGAAGAACGACGGAGACAAGTCCGTGGTCGTCCCTCCTCAGACGAGCGGTGACGAAACGGAGGTCATCGCGCACGGTCCCTCGCTCGGCGGTGCCACGCTCGTGGACGCCAAGGGAAAGAAGCGCTATTACACGCTGCGCGACACGGAAGGGCGCCCACTGACGACAACCGGCCTCGGCAAC
It encodes the following:
- a CDS encoding DUF5936 domain-containing protein; protein product: MGLLLALLMGLSVWGVFAGVRMYRAEAKLPGDLALALEVGSTRTGAVDSLIDRMGMRYAPAVLRLMGPKQVAKYRRKIDLAGNPGGLTIDRYAARRAVYGFLGAVGFLVFLMRGQLLVALLLLAFGAFWTEVGIWSAIRIRKDVIERTLPDFLDVLAVVVSAGLGFRQALDRVASRYEGPWADELRITLRQMDLGMSRRQAFAELRRRNDSEQVAMFVTALQQGEELGAPIVDTLVSLAKDMRRTDAQNARRKAARAVPKATMMITTFMVPATMLLLGAGLILGSGTDFGSVTGK
- a CDS encoding sensor histidine kinase, giving the protein MSITGERAGERAGLLGRRRRRAERTPEITTPPAGTVLPAHVRTGASDVPVTSVTPALPPGWEAAGGPTLQMKGGGHRQSGAGRGSAVNAPARGPMPTPDGPRQHAHGRSALYDAAPPQEPPAPDGPRQHAHGRSAPEDAAPPQEPPAPDDDGRTGGRVEAPIPAASPAGATNPAIGIQVNALQAMCRQVFGFRLAMIALATPTALVNANDGLPTRLVGAAVVVTFMTSYVLFRDWERFGPLLLRHPSLLAADTLFGALLLIAAGPDSTLAYVSVCTPLLAGLVYGWRGAAVFASLQALLLLLIHAAQEDPAPGITESALLPGLCVIAGAVGSSLRNLMLRFGAATQALTTVQARLAVTEAVSAERARLAREMHDSVAKTLHGVALAADGLTTSANADRMDPGLVRKQAALVARSARRAAAESRELLADLRRESDPDQATDVLVELAARTRDFSARTGLTAVYRPTGADAVPPVPPAVARQLLTIASEAMENAHRHAHPTRVDVSAGVHGDLLRISVYDDGRGLPPGTSLEQLRRAGHFGLVGMVERAASVGARIRIGRGGHPQGTEVRLELPLAALTTPSA
- a CDS encoding response regulator transcription factor yields the protein MPDQMPHPTGAPQPPPHPPFADLPLPPPAQPARRLRVVVADDNPVVRAGLTALLSGRPDIEVVAEAADGRQAYEAAHRHRPDVVLLDVRMPGVDGISALPYLVQIAPVVMLTYSRESEIVQEALRRGAGGYLVHGEFTADQLVDAVRDIKEGRAHFTPTAAGALLAQLRQDRAPGPSLPDGLGQSRSATAYGTSTSGQSYMQTQPPALPGILGPAGGADAPTSSENLSQVQPHMGQSSSEWTSGRPAAPDRARFQLSTREAEIMDLIASGMNNQQIAATCFISEKTVKNHINRIFAKLHSTSRSEAAAKWIGTAPDAHRGRG
- a CDS encoding pilus assembly protein TadG-related protein produces the protein MTRPSRYGDAGQAFPIYITVVGGLLFLAFAYFAVGQAAANRNGAQTAADAAALAAAQDRRDQLADAWVKDLLDPTKWQQIFDGNAEGLGPSCWRAHQLAAQNDAQVAGRGCVPEGLLGFTVEVETNKSVGESVVPGTADQKSDATATAVIEPLCDFDFPAGDAGPDVLPTLTCDDDVVWELNPDDLDVLPEPEDLFDVHLAEPLAHDE